One Hyphomonadaceae bacterium BL14 genomic window, CGCGCGCGGCGATCTCGGCGGCTTCCTGGGGCGAAGCGACCACGCCGTCCATGCCGCAGTCGATCGCCTGATCCACCCGGCGCAGCACCAGATCGCGCGCGCTCGACGCATAGCCCATCTCCGCCAGCATGGCATCGTCATAGGCGGTGAGCACGGTGACCGCGAGGAGTTTGAGGGCCGAGCCCGCCCGGCCCGCTGCTGCCGCCCGCATCACTGGCGGCTCACCATGCACGGTCAGCAGATCGGCACCTGCCCCGGTGATGGAGCGCACGGCTTTCTCCACCGTGGCGGGGATGTCGTGGAGCTTGTAGTCGAGGAAGACCTGCGCGCCCCGGCTTTTGAGACCCGCTGCCAGCGCCATGCCGCCCACGGGCAGGAGCTGGAGCCCGATCTTGTAATGGCTGCAG contains:
- the pyrF gene encoding orotidine-5'-phosphate decarboxylase; this translates as MADPRLITALDLPSTAEADALVERLGPACSHYKIGLQLLPVGGMALAAGLKSRGAQVFLDYKLHDIPATVEKAVRSITGAGADLLTVHGEPPVMRAAAAGRAGSALKLLAVTVLTAYDDAMLAEMGYASSARDLVLRRVDQAIDCGMDGVVASPQEAAEIAARVPEGFLIVTPGVRPAGSDKGDQVRTATPAEALRAGATHLVVGRPISAAPDPRTAAQAIAAEMARA